In Diadema setosum chromosome 7, eeDiaSeto1, whole genome shotgun sequence, the DNA window GTATAACtcataaaggcataatttaccatttgcagatgaaacgaaaacccagcatttgtgcttcaaaatagttctaaaatgtgagttagggatagaaacaaccatgaatgtaaaaatttgaaccagtataatcgatgttaagtattgttaaatacagaaaatgtgaacaatagttataatgaaaatgtttccagactaaaccgtctacagtatggtttaatgagaaaaattgtgatatcctttaggctttattgcaaacatttcatatggaaggatgttttgtgatacaactgacctacacatatgcatcaaatgtgatatcttgaacatttattaaatcactgctcccaaaggtaaacagaacctttAACTCTTCGATTCACAGTGGTATAATTTGATGTCGCCCAATTATGGTTCAAATTTAGGAAGACTGGTTGAATAATGTTATCTGAAAATTATGGTTTTCTCCTAAGGTATAATGGTTGGCTTCAAACGTTGCAACAGATGCAAAGAGGAGCAATACGAGTGTCTGCAGATGATAATTTGACAAGTGAAAATGACCAGGCAGAAGATCTAAACAGCAAGTAAGTATTTACTACATAACCCTCTACTTAATTTTATATCTGTTCACATTATCATCCATGATGTGGATGTAacaaagcatttcattcacATGCTCCCTCAAAGTTAAGTTCCTTGGTCAGGATGGAGCAAGCCTCTGGCAAGCGTAGCGGTTGTTATGGGCAACTTTGTGAACAAGGCGTGCATAGAATTTGAATGCATTACAAAAACAGTCTACTTACCATGCTGCCTTTTAGAAGAATGACTTTCAAACCCTTTTCagtctttgttttcttgtttgtgatttttattttccagCAAACATGTTTATACTATATTTTGTTACAGGTACACGTTGTAGGCCCCCTGCTTAAAGCCCTTTATGTTGAATCAAGCCTGCATTTCACCCAGTCTGCCACTCGTGACTTTGTAGTATGATTGTACCAAATCTAATCACAATACAAAGTCTGTAGATGTACAACTTCCCACTAAATGTCCACTGGTTAACAAAGCTAGAGTGAAGTACCGGTGTTGTAGAAAGATTGTGTCATTTTTAGGGTGCAAGGGTTTGAATCTTGCGCTGACTTTCCAGTAGCATAGCAGGGAATCTTTCTGACCACAACATGTCTTACTGAATACTGTAGTTAATGTAGAGACAAACCTGTCTAAGAGAGGCTGCTCTTTTACATATgatggctgctatagacaggttgaCTAGTCTCGTCATATTAACCCATGGCTTGCAGAAATCTGCTTGACCCTTGAAAAGCCAGTAGAGATTTCGGAATCTTGTTTATGATGGGCTAAAAGTAGATGTTCTGCATCTCTGAAAGACGAGCTCTTATGTTCAAAGGGAGCTGCTGAAGATTTGCCAAGGCAAGAGGTCACCACTAATCCAATAGTTTGTAGACTTTAAAGGGATTTAACttaaattaatttttcatgagaactgcacattccatcaacttgatactgacatcaAAGGATAGCAATtatccccctgctttctgaaagcggttagtcaaatgctctttcattatgctagaaaagtgaatttatCGTGgaattttctctatattttctttatattgttgtccacacctatacgtcataacctctagtagtctcctcatccagtggttccaataccaaaactttaacaattcataacttttgcatcgattgtctgattttcctcaaactttcactgacgtgttctactaatgttgctgctttcactcaatccacattgctctttgggtctGGTCTCCACATCTATTCTCTATTTTTCTCAGGCTGGTAGCTCTAGAAGAGGAACTCCTCACAGCATCCATGAATCATGGGGTCAAGCAGCAGATTGTCACAAGGTGAGATGAGATTACCGTGCAGAGTACAGTTGAACCTAGTTATAAAAAGGTTGGATACAACAAAACCCAAAGTGATTTCGCAGGCGACAACTCATTATGTTTCCCTGTTTTTGTACCTTCATGTTATTATCACCTCCGTaaaggaaggaggaggttaagtGGTCATCGGAGTTGGTTTGTCAGTTTGaaaaataactttaaaaattgtgtacgaataataaaaatgtaactTGCGTAAAAAGGCGATATTGACACAAGGAACTTCTCATTCAATTTTGGTAGCGTGATCCAGGCATTTtaatggatttttgaaggatttttcatcttttggcataTAAGGTCAATGGACTTGGGGTTCATGCTGAGCGTAAGGGAGGTTTACATGTATACGTGCACAAAAGCGTGTGCTCTGCTCGGGCAAGGTGCTGTGCAATGATGTAAACAATGCTTCTATTTTGGGAAATTGCATGATTGGAAATGAGTTGCTGGCTTAGCGGAGGTTTgtgctctccgagtgcttttctagttaatatcattatttattcTCACAAATATCAACCTTACGTAATACCTAATCAGAACATACAATGGAGAGTCATGTGTGCGCCAGGTTGGGCAGCCCAGGTCTGGAAGGAGCCAAGTAAATGACTTGAAACCTCAGGCCATCCTAATATAGTGATGTAGTGAGAGGCCTGATAGTATAAGGTAATTGTCATAGTTTTTTAAGTCCTCATTTTAGGTCCTCAATATATACGAACAAATTGGCCAAATCCACAAACGGTTTAAGTTGCCATTGACACTGCCCTTTATCATATACCGCAATTCACTTGCTGCACCCTGTATAAGAAGTTGGACTCTCAACATGATTTTGATCAAGATGAATGCAAAACCTAGTGTTAAATtgaaaggaagttatgaaattctgTTCAGATGCAAAATATAATGCAAAACACAATTTAAAATGCGGGTTCCTTGTCCATGTctgtcatgttttttctttgtttttgtttgtctttttttcagcGCCCAGCTCTGCAGCAGACTTTTGGAGTTGTTATTTCCACCAGCCGATGCCAGTGCTGCTCCTGATGTGGATGACGATGCTAAAGctgaagagaaggagaagagagTATGGGCAGGAGAGCTGGTAGATCGACAGAGGACTGTGGCTTCAGACATCCTGGCCCACCACGAGTGCTGCCAAACACTTCAGGACAAGATTGaccaaaagaagaaagaaatcagaggtgtgtgtgtatatatttgtctgtctgtctgtctgtctgtatgtctgtctgtctgtctacacatatgtgcatgcatgtatgtgtgtgggtgtgggtggaTTTCTGCTTTACAGTAGTGTTTCTATGCAGTGGCGGATTCAGAGGGGGGCCCACCGGATGccctctctttgtttttggttaaaacaaaagaattacaaagacaaaaatatgtgGGGGTGCGTgcaccccttcccccccccccccctttaattttgcaaaggtgcCACCCCTTTGCGGAAGTCCTGGATCCGCACCtgttatgtgtgtatacatgtgtgtgcgtgaggGTACCAGTGTTTTGTAACACTTCAAAGATCCATCCGGAAGGTTAGAATGACTGAAGTTTGTTCTCATAGCATTGATCCACTTCTCAAAAAGAAACAAGACTTAGCAGTTTATAGGCAGATCTTAAGCCAATTCTTAAACATTTGGGAGATACTAGTAGGGGCAAAGGGAAGGggacaatttctttttttgctgcaTGTCATACATGTAACGTTGGAATATGTTTGTTGATGCATTTTTAATTTACATTAATTAAAATTGAGGAACCCAAAAGTTTTCCTAATGTTTCTCATCCATACACTTACTTTATTGTTGATATGGCGATATTTAGCAAGACTTGCTTCATTTTCTAccaatttgtttgaatgttaGCATGTGCTACATGATAATCTCAACCTTTGCAGACTTGCAGGCTTCCAATGTGGAGTTGATGACAAGATTACAGAGTGTGGAGAAACAGCAGCAAGACAGTGGAAGTGGCACGTCTAGCCGGTCCCTGCAAGAACAGTGAGTTTTCTTCTGTGGTGTGGTGTTCATGGTTTAAAttaaattttttgttgttgtttgtttgtttgttttttttttgttgaagttTATGGAAAGTTGTCATGATTGTGTTTCCTGAGGGGGTGTAAATGTGAGCCTTGGTCTGATTGTGCAATTTACATGATTGTTCTAAGGTCATATCTTCTTGTGGTGTTTAGTACATATTAGGCCAGTGGCTTCATATCACACTGTGGATTAGGTTTAGGTAATGGTCCAGATTGAACTGAAGTTTACGATGAAATAATCTCTACATATTTAAAGACTTTTGACAGGGCGGGCTGTCGTGATTTCAAAGACATCTTTCCATTACTACTGACAAATAATCATACCATTCCATTCATTTCCTATGTCTTGTTCTAAAATAGCCTATTTCATGCACAAGTTTTCTCATATCATACCATTAGTTCATTCAATCGAGTGTGAATGTTGAAATGCCTAGTGTACTGCTGACCAATGGGATTGTCTTTGACATATCCATATTAATCCTACATCAAGATTTTGCTGCGCGTTGGCAGTGGTGAATACATGATGTACCGGTACTTCTAAATGCCACTTGACAAGTCTGGGACAAAAACGTCTCCTATTCTCCAACTCCATTTAAGTGCAACCCAACTCTTATTTCACCGCTGCCCTCCAACTGTCACTACTTGCCTTCTGTACATTCTCCCTATGTCCCTTCTCTCCCCACTCTCCTCTTTCTTGGGTCCTCTTTTGCCATGTACAGTCCTTGCAAAGACTTCATACACATGGTGTTACCACATATCTCACTTCCTCAGTTTACATCACTatgcaaactttaaaaaaaaacacaagtagAGCTCTTTCAGATCATAGaaaaattgttattgtaatcatgttCCTGACACGTGATTGTAATCTTGATATGAGTTTTGGGGTTACAAGATTCcaatctgtcaatcaaattCACAAAGCGTACACAAGCTACTGCAAAGCAGGCAAATCGCATTACATTTCATGTGGTCTGTTGGTGAATGTGTAGGATTGAGCTAAGCTGAACTCAATCATGTTTTGAAGTGACATTGTGTCAGGTAATGCAGTTCCACAATTTGACTGGGTACCGGCAGGGCAAGAATAGAGTGCTGTGTATTTGTGCAGACCATCTGATATAACAAATTAATCATGTCTATTTTGATATAACACTTTAATAGTCCCTTGGAGTAATATTTCCCtttaagataatattttaaCTTGGCACCAAGTGCTTCAGGGAAATTTACAGGGTATTTTCTTGGAGAGAGTTTTACTCCTACAGGGATGTCAAGTGTGATATTACACCTCTTAACAGGCAAAAactgtacagtggactcccattataacgaagtcctcgtgACCggcagttttattttgttctatctaaattttgttatagctgaACAAATGAAGCATCAGAGACATTGAACAaataatgttgtggcctgaattttatatttcgttgtaactggaGTTTTGTTTTAACCATGTTATAGTGGTAGTTCACTGTATAATGTTACCCTCCAATGATCCCATCGTTCCCCAGGCAGGAGAAGCTTGACAACCTCATCTCCCACATCACCATGGAGAGGGGTATCCTCCAGGGATTGGTCATCGGGAGTGGTGTCAACTGGGCTAAGGACGAGCACCTCCGAAAAGTTGTCATAGGCCTCGGTAAACCCCTCCAGTTGGATTGAAGACAAGCTGCCTTAAACTAGCCTTTCAGAAGGCAGTCAGCCAAAAAACTATGTATCGCAGAAACTGGATTCCCTGTGgtgtctgtacatgtacatggcacACCGAGTTCAAATGTGTAATTGACTTAAAATTCATGCAGGAATGAGAAGCTTATGGAGGGACAGACAGCTGGACTGCCATTTACCAGAGATGTAGTCATATGATTTGATGAACTTTGAGAACTGGATAAGGATTCATCGCTGGAGTGTTGTAGGAGGATCTTTGGATATAAAGTGTGCTGATGCAGTACTGTAAAAAGCCGTCGTGATGTGGACAATTTGGAGAATAAAATAAGAAAACGATCAGAGGAAGTGATGTTTTGGCCTGCAAGACAGTCGTATTGTAAAATGAATACAGTGGAACCTTGTTATAAAGAGGTCCGATATAACAGACCCTCTTATTGCAGGGTGATTTTGCAGGTCCCAACCATATATTCTCTGTTTTTGTACTCTAATACAGTGAAAAGCCTAATAAAACAAAGTACTTATGTTTTTTAGGTCATGATAACAAAGTTTTCcagacgttaaaaaaaaaaaaaaaaaaattgaagaatgTAAAAGGAATGAGACCTGCAAAATTGCCATAAAACCTaaccctgtttcataaaactgtaAAGTTACACACGTGGGTTTCGttatcattgttaatttcaatagctagagttgaaatttgcaaatggtaatgattattcttacatGTTAATACACATTTTTAGTTGAAAGTATATTTTTGCCCCgatgtagatgaaatattggCATACGGTCGTACGTTGTTAAAacgtaagtaaaaaaaaaaaaatgggcacacatattggcacttcatattccagtcgttcgtaaagtcATGCATACCTTTCAACAGCTTTATGCAACAAGGCCGTGCAGGTGTCTTGCTACATTACTTCCAACTTACGACAAAGTTCCAGTGTAGTTAGTAAGTGACAGCAAAGAAGTTTTTAAGTCTAAGTACAGTGGTACACTTTAGTCGTTTGTGCAGAAAGTTATTaccaatgcacacacacacacatatgtacacaggcacacacactcATTCATACTCAACCACACACTTTAGAGGCGCAACATTCACAATTCTGTTGACGAGAGTAATTCTTCAATACGAAACAAACATGCTTGCAATATGTTTGACTATATTCTTTATAATCAATGaaacataaatacattgtatcagaaCTGAGAAAAATAAACACCAGCAAAGTCATATATTGAAAGCAAAAATATGCACAAGAATATATGTCCACCctattttgtatataaaaaCATTTATATAAACTTGTATAAAATATGTTATCTATGACTGAAAAATAAACCTACCATATTGTTCATGAATCCAAGCATGAGATTTTGGCCTCAGCTgatatacagttcgacctcgattatccggccatgtcgggaccggcgctcatccggataagcgatttggccggatatgggagacaatagctgccgtccaagcttccgtcccagtgcactggcagctaggcaggtagcgtaccccgcaacggtggtgtaatctatgctagcctgcgcaaaattgtagtcccttcttcacaacaatgaagtatatctttatgtgaaaatcatacatgttttacctcattagttATTGAGAAaccatgcacatcttatgaaattagtgaaatagatccatgaaaagatgttaaagtcactgttttttctcaatttttggatgaaaaaaaaagtccttcactgcatGCACgcatccggataatagagatttccggataaaaggaggccggataatcgaggtcgaactgtactgtGAAGAGCTATATGCATGCTTAACTGTTTTCACTCATGTATCAACAACAGTTTCTCTTGTTTCTGAAAACAGGGGTCTGTCCATTAAACCCCAGATTTAGCTGAATTACGAGACATTTCCATTGACTTTTGCAATTTACGTTTAACATTTCACATTCTCTCAGCATGTaggaatttaaagggatcgtatagttttggttcagacctaatttcaggtttctaacatttttggtgagataatgagaaacctcttatgaaatatgaaagagcataaattctatgaagaattcaacgtctatttgatgaaaattggttttgaaatggctgagatatcaaaaaaagagtgactctaataaagtgtggaacccacactttattacgatcgctttgttttactt includes these proteins:
- the LOC140230724 gene encoding uncharacterized protein, whose translation is MASGDFQSVSQRMEDISQSLASDQGKGASQTLQENIQAFAKYNGWLQTLQQMQRGAIRVSADDNLTSENDQAEDLNSKLVALEEELLTASMNHGVKQQIVTSAQLCSRLLELLFPPADASAAPDVDDDAKAEEKEKRVWAGELVDRQRTVASDILAHHECCQTLQDKIDQKKKEIRDLQASNVELMTRLQSVEKQQQDSGSGTSSRSLQEQQEKLDNLISHITMERGILQGLVIGSGVNWAKDEHLRKVVIGLGKPLQLD